The Lepeophtheirus salmonis chromosome 1, UVic_Lsal_1.4, whole genome shotgun sequence genome has a segment encoding these proteins:
- the LOC121119466 gene encoding threonine aspartase 1 yields MALLQEGFVGVHIGAGQHSVARTQVYLDICAKACRVGVEILRKGGSALEAACAATTVLEDAQETNAGLGSNLTESGSVEMDAGVMEGESCLFGAVGAIPGVKNPILVAKLLVQEQRDGLLPLGRVPPSFLVGEGARDWAVKKGIPSVLQETLISEKALQLYKYYKTKLDQFRLSLDDQVGDTVGVVVLDNTGQVASTVSSGGIALKQPGRVGQASCYGCGCWAQGLLGSSGKVSVAISTTGCGEHLVRTFLARECAHALGEEATAVTALTKAMTEKFRDSPFLKCVREKLGGAICMRFDAKTGLGDFLWTHTTASMGIAYQKTSDDVATTRMSRLPSSNGGVSHPNGTTIFVEGTPFSLPSRTESHS; encoded by the exons ATGGCTTTACTTCAAGAAGGCTTCGTGGGCGTGCACATTGGAGCTGGACAACACTCCGTGGCTCGGACACAAGTTTACTTGGATATTTGTGCTAAGGCTTGTCGTGTTGGAGTGGAAATCCTCCGTAAAGGCGGGTCTGCTTTGGAGGCGGCCTGTGCTGCGACCACAGTGCTGGAAGACGCTCAAGAAACGAATGCGGGTCTAGGCTCGAATCTGACAGAATCAGGATCTGTTGAGATGGATGCGGGTGTGATGGAAGGGGAATCCTGTCTCTTTGGTGCTGTAGGGGCTATTCCAGGCGTTAAAAACCCTATTCTTGTTGCCAAATTGCTGGTACAAGAGCAAAGAGATGGACTTTTGCCTCTAGGAAGGGTGCCTCCAAGTTTTCTTGTGGGTGAAGGAGCTCGTGATTGGGCCGTTAAAAAAGGTATTCCTTCTGTTCTACAAGAAACCCTCATTTCGGAAAAAGCCCTCCAGTTATACAAGtactataaaacaaaattagacCAATTTAGACTCTCT CTAGATGACCAAGTGGGAGATACAGTGGGTGTAGTTGTATTGGATAACACTGGGCAAGTGGCATCCACGGTCAGCTCTGGAGGAATTGCTCTCAAACAACCGGGACGTGTTGGACAAGCATCATGCTATGGATGTGGGTGTTGGGCTCAGGGTTTATTAGGCTCATCAGGAAAAGTATCTGTTGCTATAAGTACAACTGGCTGTGGAGAACATTTAGTTCGAACATTTCTTGCACGAGAGTGCGCTCATGCTTTAGGAGAAGAAGCCACTGCAGTAACAGCCTTAACAAAAGCCATGACTGAAAAATTCCGAGACTCTCCATTCCTCAAGTGTGTGAGAGAGAAATTAGGAGGAGCCATTTGTATGCGTTTCGATGCAAAAACTGGCTTAGGTGATTTTCTTTGGACGCACACAACTGCAAGTATGGGGATTGCATATCAGAAAACGTCTGATGATGTAGCCACAACTCGGATGTCCCGACTCCCCTCTTCCAATGGGGGTGTGAGCCATCCAAACGGTACTACCATTTTCGTGGAGGGAACCCCTTTCTCCCTGCCTTCGAGAACGGAGTCTCACTCCTGA
- the Ak3 gene encoding LOW QUALITY PROTEIN: GTP:AMP phosphotransferase AK3, mitochondrial (The sequence of the model RefSeq protein was modified relative to this genomic sequence to represent the inferred CDS: deleted 1 base in 1 codon), with product MRAPSLFHLSRRFLDASFQSFSSQSSFKHLKALIVGAPGSGKGTISNWIVRDFALAHVSSGDLLRMHLKEKTPLGKKAQQFVDKGELVPDDLMVDLVTSELKKKESTPWLLDGFPRTRFQAEILHERTPVDVVINLDVPFETIIDRVKDRWVHPGSGRIYNTLFNPPKVPGKDDETGEDLMQREDDKPESVRRRLEIFSDSTRPVLDFYRSKGVCTDFKGTESKKIWPFVKEHLDKVIKEH from the exons ATGAGGGCTCCTTCTCTTTTCCATTTAAGTCGTAGATTTCTGGATGCCTCTTTCCAGTCCTTTTCCTCGCAAAGTTCATTCAAGCATCTAAAAGCACTCATTGTAGGAGCACCAGGATCTGGCAAGGGTACCATTTCCAATTGGATTGTTCGGGACTTTGCTCTTGCTCATGTGTCCTCG GGGGACTTGCTTCGAATGCACCTCAAA GAAAAAACCCCTTTGGGTAAGAAGGCACAACAATTCGTAGATAAAGGGGAATTGGTTCCTGATGATCTCATGGTTGATCTTGTTACTtcagagctaaaaaaaaaagaaagtacaCCCTGGTTACTCGATGGTTTCCCTAGGACTCGATTTCAAGCGGAAATACTCCATGAACGCACCCCTGTCGATGTTGTAATCAATTTAGATGTTCCATTTGAAACCATCATTGATCGTGTGAAAGATCGTTGGGTTCACCCTGGTTCGGGACGTATTTACAACACTCTGTTCAACCCTCCCAAGGTTCCAGGAAAAGATGATGAAACTGGAGAGGACTTAATGCAACGTGAAGACGATAAGCCTGAATCTGTTCGTAGAAGATTGGAAATTTTCTCTGATTCTACCCGTCCAGTTCTTGATTTTTACCGCTCCAAAGGTGTTTGTACTGACTTTAAAGGAAcagaatctaaaaaaatttggCCATTTGTTAAGGAACATCTCGACAAAGTAATCAAGGAACATTAA